One stretch of Candidatus Baltobacteraceae bacterium DNA includes these proteins:
- a CDS encoding transcriptional regulator — translation MREAPFAYTGLERIFHERGRLAVCTCLVANADGLSFADLQAACGLTDGNLNRHLFALRELGVVDARRVRGDRGRPQTIYRITRTGRARFLAYVDELESLVNDVHEHAAATLRKASAT, via the coding sequence ATGAGGGAAGCGCCGTTTGCCTATACTGGGCTCGAGCGCATCTTTCACGAGCGCGGACGGCTCGCGGTCTGCACGTGCCTGGTTGCAAACGCGGATGGTCTTTCGTTCGCAGATTTGCAAGCCGCGTGCGGACTGACCGATGGAAACCTGAATCGCCATCTTTTTGCCCTCCGTGAACTGGGAGTCGTCGATGCGCGCCGAGTGCGCGGCGACCGTGGCCGTCCACAAACGATTTATCGCATCACTCGCACCGGCCGTGCGCGCTTCCTCGCATACGTCGATGAGCTCGAATCACTCGTCAATGACGTACACGAACACGCCGCGGCGACTCTTCGGAAGGCTTCAGCTACATGA